Genomic window (Polaromonas sp. JS666):
AGAGTTCGCCGGCCGCAGCCCGATGGGTGAAACCTACCTGCTCTGGCGCAATGTGGGCGACACCGCTGCCCATGAACGGCTGCTGGACCGCCTGTCCAGCTTTCACAAGGCCAGCGGAGGCCACAGCGTGCTGGTGATGGACGACCAGGGCCAAGTCGTCGCGGGCACGACCAATGCAGAACAGCAGGCGCCGCCCCTCTTGCGCGATGCGGCGCGGCGAGCCATCGACAGCAACAAGCCGCAGTTCACCAACCTCTACGGGCACGATGGCGCGCCACCGGCACCGCGGATTGACGTGGTGGCGCCGTTCACACTCACCGGCAAGCCGGCGCGCGCGGTGCTGGTGGTGAGACTCGACCCCCACGTCTTTCTGTTTCCGACGCTGCGCGAATGGCCGCTGCCCAGCCGCAGTGCGGCCTCCGTGCTGGTACGGCGCGAAGGCGATTTTCTGGTCGAGCCCAATTCAGGGACCCGCCTGCCGCTGTCCTCGCCCGACCTGCTGGCGGCCAAGGTTATACGCGGCGATGCGCCGCTCGGTCGGGCCGTCGACGCACTGGATTTCCACGGCCAGCCGGTGCTCGGCGTGGTGCGCCCGATAGCGGGAACAGATTGGTTTCTGATGGCCAGGATGGACAGCGGCGAGGCCTATGCCGACGCGTGGCGCAATGCACTCTGGATCGCCGCTGCGGGCATGCTGGCCCTGCTTGCGACTGGGGCTGGCGCCTACTGGTTCCGCGAGCGCCAGGCCCTGCAGTTTGCGCGCATCGAACGCGCCCACCAGGAAGAGAAATTGCGCGCGCTGCAACTGCTGGATGCCATCGCGCAGGGCTCGACCGACTCGATTTTCGCCAAGGACAGGACCGGCCGCTATCTGCTGTGCAACAAGGCGGGTTGCGAGGCCTTGGGCAAAACAATGGAAGAAGTCATAGGCAGCGACGACCGCGCGCTGTTTCCGCCCGCTGAAGCCGCCCGCCTGGCCGCCAGCGACGCGCAAGCCTTGACGCAGGGCCGCACCATCAGCTACGAGGTGGAACTCACCACCCCGCGCGGGCTGTCCACCTTCTTCACGACCAAGGGCCCCTTGCGCAACACAGCGGGCGAGGTGACTGGCGTCTTCGGCATCTCGCGCGACATCACCGAGCGCAGCCGCATCAGCGCTGAACTGGACCTCCACCGCCATCACCTGGAAGAACTGGTCAAGGAACGCACGGCAGCGCTGGAGCGCACCGTCAGCGACCTGGAAGCCTTCAGCGCCAGCGTGTCGCACGACCTGCGCAGCCCGCTACACACCATCGGCGGCTTTGCCACGCTACTGGAACGCTCGGAAGCGTCCGCGCTGTCCGACAGCGGGCGTCACAAATTGGCCCGCATCATCGCCGGGGCGGCGACGATGGACCGCATGATCCAGGACATCCTGGCGTGCTCACGCGCCGAGCGCGTGGAGATGACCTTCCGGCCGGTCGATCTCAACGAGCTGGTGGGCAAGTTGGTGCGCGAGCTGGCGCCGGCCTGTCCGAACAGCCACATCAGCGCCGGCCCGCTGCCCGTGGTGCAGGCCGACCCGACGCTGATGGGCCAGGTCTTCAACAACCTGATCGGCAACGCGCTGAAGTTTTCCGCCGGGCAAAGCCCGCCGCGCGTGGAGATCGGCACGCAGGAAGGGCCGGACGGCACCGAAATTTTCGTGCGCGACAACGGCGTGGGGTTCGATGCGGCCCAGTCGGACAAGCTGTTCGCGCCTTTCCAGCGCCTGCACCGCGCTGAAGATTTTGCCGGCACCGGCGTGGGCCTGTCCATCGTCAAGCGGCTGATCGAGCGCCATGGCGGGCGCATCCGTGCCGAGTCGACGCCGGGCGAACGTACGACCTTCGCGTTCACCCTGGGGCCGGCCGCGCTGGCGCATCCATAGGATAATACGGGGCATTCCACGCAAAGCCCGGCTCGTTCCGGCCACCTTCGCACCTTCTTCCACCAGCCCCGTCGCGGCAGTCCAAAAAGCGGCGTGCGCCAATCACACGGGTTACGTCTTGTTTCGTCTGGGCTGACGCTCTGTAGGGCTGTACACCTACAGCGACCCCACTGATGACAAACAATGAATGTCAGTTACCATCAAAACATAACCAAACCCCGGTGCCGGCAACCCCTCGCGTCACCCGGAAATTCTGAAAACCCATGTCCAAGTCCACGTCCACGATGTCTGAATCTTCTTCACAACCAGTTACCACGCCTGTAGCCGATGCTGCCCTGATGCGTGAAGTCGCCGAACTGGTGGTCTCCTCGCTCAACCTGGAAACAGCGGCCGCCGACATCCAGCCCGACGATGCCCTGTATGGGGACGGCTTGGGCCTCGATTCGATCGACATCCTCGAGATCGCGCTGGTGGTGTCCAAACGCTACGGCCTGCAGCTGCGCGCAGACAATGAAGACAACACGGCCATCTTCCACTCGCTGCGCAGCCTGAGCGAACACATCGCGCTGCAAAGAACGAAGTGAAACCCGGCTTGATGGCAACACTGCTGCGCGGCACTCGCTGGGCGGCCATTGCCACCTTCTGCGCCGGCTACCCCATCCTCTCGCACCTGGCAGCGGCGGATCCCAGTCCGGACCTGTTTGACGCGGCCGTGGCCATTGCGCCGCTGATCGGCCTGGCGCTGGTGCTGGCCTGGCGGTCGCCGCAAAGGGCCTGGATGCTGCTGCTGTGTCTGGCGGGCTCGGCCACCCTCTACGGCATGGCGGGCTGGCTGGTGCAGCACTACAACTGGGTGTTTCTGCTGCAGCATGCAGGCATACAGGCCTTGCTCGGCCTGGCCTTCGGCCGCACACTGCGCGCCGGCCAGGTCCCCATCGTGTCGCGTTTCGCGGCCATTGTGCATGGCCACCTGTCACCCGCGCTGGCACGCTACACCCGTCAGGTCACCTGGGCCTGGACGCTGTATTTCGGCGTGATGACGGCCCTGTCGCTGCTGCTGTTCTGGCTGGCGCCGGTTGCCGTCTGGTCCGCCTTTGCCAACCTGCTGAACCTGCCTTTGTTGATCCTGATGTTTGCGGCAGAGTACGCGGCACGCCTGTTCCTGCTGGCGCCCGCCGACCGGGCCGGTCCGCTGGAGGCCATCCGCGCCTACCGGCAGGCCAGTTCGGGCGGGTTGCCGCCCTCTTCCTGAGAAGTTCCTGAGAAGTCGCCTTTGTCCATGCCCACTTTTGCACTCCTGACCCACCGCAGTCCTGACGACATCCTGGCCTGGCGCGACGGCCAGGCCATCACCGTGCGCCAGTTCCTCGGCGACGTCCGGCATCTGGCTGCCGCGCTGCCGGCCGGCAAGCACATGCTCAATGCCTGCACCGACCGCTATCACTTCACGGTGGGCCTGGGCGCCGCGCTGCTAAGCCGGAAGATCAGCCTGCTGCCGCCGACCCACACACCCGAAATGATGCGCCAGATGCAGGCCGTTGCACCCGACGTGTTCTGCCTGTCCGACACCTTTCATGAGGTAGGCCTGCCGGGCTTTGTTTACCAGCAAGCCTTTGCGCAAGGCCCGGTAGATGTCGACCCTGACGCGCCCTGCGAGATTCCACACCTGCCCGGTGACCAGCCGGTGGCCGATGTATTCACCTCGGGCTCGACCGGCGTACCGCTGCCGCACCGCAAGACCTGGGGGGCACTGGCGCAGGGTGCGCGCGCCGAGGCGCTGCGGCTGGGCCTGAGCCTGGATGAAGGCCGCCCTTACAGCATTGTGGGCACCGTGCCGCCCCAGCATATGTTCGGCTTTGAATCGACGGTGCTGTTGCCGCTACAAAGCGGCGCGGCCATCCATGCGGGGCACCCGTTTTACCCCGCCGACATCGTCAGTGCCATCCGCGCCGTCACCCGCCCCCGGCTGCTGGTCACCACGCCCGTGCATTTGCGGGTGTTGATGTCCGCTGACGCCGAACTGCCTGCGCTGGACCTGCTGCTGTCGGCCACCGCGCCGCTGGAACCCCAACTGGCGCAAACCTGCGAAAGCCGTTTTACCGCCCCGCTATTTGAAATTTACGGCTCCACCGAAACCGGCCAGATCGCCTCGCGGCGAAGCGCCCAGACCCGTGAATGGGAGCTGTTCCCCGACGTCAGCCTGACCCCGCGAGGCGACCGCATGTGGGCTGGCGGGGGCCATGTCGCACCGCCCATGCCCATGCACGACGTGCTCGAGCTGATCGACGACCTGCGGTTTTTGCTGCATGGGCGCCTGGGCGACCTGATCAATATTGCCGGCAAGCGCAATTCGCTGGCCTACCTGAACCATCAGCTGACCTGCATTCCCGGCGTGCTCGACGGTGCCTTTTTCATGCCTGATGACGGCGGCCACGGCGCCGTGGTGCGCCTGATGGCCTTTGCGGTGGCGCCCGGCCTATCGGCCGCCGCACTGCAGGCTGCGCTGAAGGAGCGCATTGACCCAGTGTTCCTGCCGCGCCCCCTGGTGTTGCTGGACGCCCTGCCGCGCAACAGCACCGGAAAACTCCCGCGCGAGGCACTCCAGGCACTGGCCCGGCGGCACCAGGCGCCTGCGGGCGGAGGAACCGGCCACCATGCAGGGTGAAACCACCTTGACCATTGCCGCCGATCATCCGGCCTTCCCGGGGCACTTTCCGGGCCGCCCGATTGTGCCGGGCGTGCTGCTGCTCGACGCTGCCCTGCATGCCGTGCAGCAGGCCTGCCAGAGCCTGGGTGAAACAACGGTGTCCGGACCAGCCGCGCATTGCCAGATTGCCACGGCCAAATTCCTGAGTCCGGTGCAGCCCGGCGAAACCTTGACCATCTCGTACACCCGCACGGACAAGGGCCTCACCCGCTTCGAGATCGCCTGCAGCGGACGCCCGGTAGCGAGCGGCGCGTTTGCCTTCGGGAGCGCTGCATGAGCTCCTCGCCAGGCGCCCGGGAAGACAGCCCGCTTTCGTCGACTGGCGGGGCCGTGCCACAAGCCGCCTGGCGGCAACGCCCCGAGCGCAGCAACATGCTGATGCTGCGCGTGATGACCTGGATTTCGCTGCGCCTGGGCCGCAGCGCCGGCCGCTGTGTGCTCTACGGCATCGCTGCCTACTTCCTGATTGCCAACGCGGCGGCACGGCGGGCCTCGCGGGATTACCTGCGCCGGGTGCTGCAGCTGCCCGACACCGCGCGGGTCGGCTGGCGCCATGTGTTCCGGCATTTCCTGAGCTTTGCCTCGACCATTCATGACCGGATCTACCTGATCAACGACCGCTTCAACCTGTTTGATATCCGCGTTCACCAGGAACACCTGGTGGCTGAGCTGACCGCTGCGCACCAAGGCGTGTTTTTGATGGGCGC
Coding sequences:
- a CDS encoding sensor histidine kinase, whose protein sequence is MMSVVVALTIWAIVESQDQYREREAARIEAMADLRAGQVATWLRENLGRVEFAGRSPMGETYLLWRNVGDTAAHERLLDRLSSFHKASGGHSVLVMDDQGQVVAGTTNAEQQAPPLLRDAARRAIDSNKPQFTNLYGHDGAPPAPRIDVVAPFTLTGKPARAVLVVRLDPHVFLFPTLREWPLPSRSAASVLVRREGDFLVEPNSGTRLPLSSPDLLAAKVIRGDAPLGRAVDALDFHGQPVLGVVRPIAGTDWFLMARMDSGEAYADAWRNALWIAAAGMLALLATGAGAYWFRERQALQFARIERAHQEEKLRALQLLDAIAQGSTDSIFAKDRTGRYLLCNKAGCEALGKTMEEVIGSDDRALFPPAEAARLAASDAQALTQGRTISYEVELTTPRGLSTFFTTKGPLRNTAGEVTGVFGISRDITERSRISAELDLHRHHLEELVKERTAALERTVSDLEAFSASVSHDLRSPLHTIGGFATLLERSEASALSDSGRHKLARIIAGAATMDRMIQDILACSRAERVEMTFRPVDLNELVGKLVRELAPACPNSHISAGPLPVVQADPTLMGQVFNNLIGNALKFSAGQSPPRVEIGTQEGPDGTEIFVRDNGVGFDAAQSDKLFAPFQRLHRAEDFAGTGVGLSIVKRLIERHGGRIRAESTPGERTTFAFTLGPAALAHP
- a CDS encoding phosphopantetheine-binding protein, which codes for MSKSTSTMSESSSQPVTTPVADAALMREVAELVVSSLNLETAAADIQPDDALYGDGLGLDSIDILEIALVVSKRYGLQLRADNEDNTAIFHSLRSLSEHIALQRTK
- a CDS encoding membrane protein — encoded protein: MATLLRGTRWAAIATFCAGYPILSHLAAADPSPDLFDAAVAIAPLIGLALVLAWRSPQRAWMLLLCLAGSATLYGMAGWLVQHYNWVFLLQHAGIQALLGLAFGRTLRAGQVPIVSRFAAIVHGHLSPALARYTRQVTWAWTLYFGVMTALSLLLFWLAPVAVWSAFANLLNLPLLILMFAAEYAARLFLLAPADRAGPLEAIRAYRQASSGGLPPSS